In Pleurodeles waltl isolate 20211129_DDA chromosome 5, aPleWal1.hap1.20221129, whole genome shotgun sequence, one genomic interval encodes:
- the LOC138296829 gene encoding beta-1,3-galactosyltransferase 2-like, protein MICEIQWKAQFNLRFALCGFLCIFLISVLVHLNNVWSNTPGQFIPQPRSSGRSTTRHPLVPPYPYDYKFTINQPDKCQDGAPFLVMLVIVQGEDQVARDAIRRTWGNVSNVSGVSIVRLFVTAMSPHYNNSIQLALHEESDLFHDIIQQDFLDTYNNLTLKTLMGMEWVTKYCPKASYVLKIDSDMFLNVGYLVHNLLKPELPARKNYISGYYVPKFAVNREKGGKYYVPKEVYASDMYPPYVAGPGYVFSGDMAKKIYDVAQIVPLIHMEDAFVGICLEKLNVKITVSPPNLFNGHRINYDHCQFHALIMVHHYSPAELLQVWQDFTASRKCPSNKK, encoded by the coding sequence ATGATCTGCGAAATACAATGGAAGGCGCAATTCAATCTAAGGTTCGCCCTTTGtggatttttatgcatttttttgaTCTCTGTGCTTGTTCATCTAAACAATGTATGGAGCAATACACCTGGTCAATTCATACCCCAGCCTAGGAGCAGTGGACGGAGCACCACAAGGCACCCGCTTGTACCACCATATCCCTATGACTACAAATTCACCATCAATCAACCAGACAAGTGCCAGGATGGAGCACCATTTTTGGTGATGTTGGTCATTGTCCAAGGGGAAGACCAAGTGGCAAGAGACGCGATCCGGAGAACATGGGGTAATGTAAGCAATGTCTCTGGGGTTTCGATCGTAAGACTCTTTGTAACAGCGATGTCTCCTCATTACAACAACAGTATCCAGCTTGCACTCCACGAAGAAAGCGATTTGTTCCATGATATTATTCAACAGGACTTCTTGGACACGTACAATAACTTGACCCTAAAAACTCTAATGGGGATGGAGTGGGTGACCAAATACTGCCCCAAAGCCAgctatgttttaaaaatagacagtgACATGTTCTTGAACGTTGGTTATTTAGTTCACAACCTTCTAAAACCTGAACTACCAGCCAGAAAAAATTACATCTCAGGGTATTATGTTCCAAAGTTTGCAGTAAATCGGGAAAAGGGTGGTAAATATTATGTCCCGAAAGAAGTCTATGCCAGTGACATGTACCCTCCATATGTAGCGGGGCCGGGCTATGTGTTTTCTGGAGACATGGCCAAGAAGATCTACGATGTTGCACAGATTGTTCCGCTGATCCATATGGAGGATGCTTTTGTTGGGATCTGCCTAGAAAAGCTGAATGTAAAAATTACTGTGTCACCCCCAAACCTCTTCAATGGGCACAGAATAAATTACGACCACTGCCAGTTCCATGCTCTCATTATGGTTCACCACTACAGCCCAGCTGAACTTCTGCAAGTATGGCAAGACTTCACGGCCAGTCGCAAATGTCCTAGCAACAAAAAATAG